One region of Duncaniella freteri genomic DNA includes:
- the pyrF gene encoding orotidine-5'-phosphate decarboxylase: MNRTELLENIRRKGSFLCVGLDTDIKKIPEHLRNVEDPIFTFNKAIIDATAPYCVAYKPNTAFYESLGVEGWSALDRTVKYIRDNYPDQFIIADAKRGDIGNTSSLYARAFFENMGVDALTVAPYMGFDSVKPFMDYSGRWVILLALTSNPGSRDFQFLSDMTGTRLFEHVIETARKWGNEDQLMFVVGATQGAMFSEVRRVAPDNFLLVPGVGAQGGSLEEVAKWGMTRECGLLVNSSRGIIYASQGEDFAEVAAAEARKLRDNMTMLLSAHGVI, encoded by the coding sequence ATGAACCGTACCGAACTTCTTGAAAACATCCGTCGCAAAGGCTCTTTCCTGTGTGTAGGGCTTGACACTGACATTAAGAAGATTCCAGAGCATCTGAGAAATGTTGAAGACCCTATCTTCACTTTCAATAAGGCTATCATTGATGCGACTGCGCCATACTGTGTGGCGTATAAGCCTAACACCGCTTTCTATGAGAGCCTTGGCGTGGAAGGATGGAGCGCGCTCGACCGCACAGTCAAGTATATCCGTGACAACTATCCTGACCAGTTCATAATCGCGGATGCGAAACGAGGTGACATAGGCAACACATCCTCGCTCTATGCCCGCGCATTCTTTGAGAACATGGGGGTGGATGCTCTCACCGTAGCTCCTTATATGGGCTTCGACAGTGTGAAACCGTTTATGGATTATTCCGGACGCTGGGTGATACTTCTTGCCCTCACATCCAATCCGGGGAGCCGTGATTTCCAGTTCCTTTCCGACATGACCGGCACACGCCTGTTTGAGCATGTGATTGAGACGGCACGCAAGTGGGGCAACGAGGATCAGCTGATGTTTGTCGTAGGAGCCACTCAGGGAGCCATGTTCTCCGAAGTGCGCCGTGTAGCCCCCGACAACTTCCTGCTCGTTCCGGGAGTCGGAGCGCAGGGTGGAAGCCTTGAGGAAGTAGCCAAGTGGGGCATGACACGTGAGTGCGGACTCCTTGTCAACTCTTCGCGCGGTATAATATACGCCTCGCAGGGCGAGGACTTTGCCGAGGTGGCAGCTGCCGAAGCTCGCAAGTTGCGTGACAACATGACAATGCTCCTTTCCGCCCACGGAGTAATCTAA